A DNA window from Staphylococcus warneri contains the following coding sequences:
- a CDS encoding polyprenyl synthetase family protein, translating into MKKLQMNDLINEINDALKKSIPESTLNTNLEESMLYSLNAGGKRIRPVLLLLTLDMLNEDYRQGMQSALALEMIHTYSLIHDDLPAMDNDDYRRGKLTNHKVYGEWKAILAGDALLTKAFELVSYDSALSDTKKVKVIQRLAFASGHLGMVGGQTLDMQSEDKAIDISTLESIHRTKTGALLTFAIMSAVDIADTDEHTSAMLNEFSDHLGLMFQIKDDLLDIYGDEQKLGKKVGSDLENDKSTYVSLLNKGGAEDKLNYHRNEALKCLDKISDQYETTNLRDIVDLFYHRDH; encoded by the coding sequence ATGAAGAAACTACAAATGAATGATTTAATTAATGAAATAAATGACGCTCTTAAGAAGTCAATACCAGAGTCTACTCTAAATACGAATTTAGAAGAAAGTATGCTTTATTCTCTTAATGCAGGTGGAAAAAGAATTAGACCTGTATTATTGTTACTTACTTTAGATATGTTAAATGAAGATTATCGTCAAGGTATGCAAAGCGCTTTAGCCTTAGAAATGATTCATACATATTCACTTATTCATGATGATCTTCCAGCAATGGATAATGATGATTATCGTAGAGGCAAGCTTACTAACCACAAAGTATATGGTGAATGGAAAGCCATTTTAGCCGGCGATGCACTTTTAACTAAAGCTTTTGAACTCGTATCTTACGATTCAGCTTTAAGTGACACCAAAAAAGTTAAAGTCATACAAAGACTAGCTTTTGCTAGTGGACATCTTGGTATGGTTGGTGGACAGACACTAGACATGCAAAGTGAAGATAAAGCTATAGATATTTCAACATTAGAATCTATTCATAGAACAAAAACAGGTGCACTACTTACTTTTGCAATTATGAGTGCAGTAGACATTGCCGACACTGATGAACATACATCTGCAATGTTAAATGAATTTAGTGACCATCTTGGATTAATGTTTCAAATCAAAGACGATTTATTAGATATATATGGCGACGAACAAAAGCTAGGTAAAAAAGTGGGTAGTGATTTAGAAAATGATAAAAGTACTTATGTCTCATTATTGAATAAAGGCGGCGCAGAGGATAAATTAAATTATCATCGTAATGAAGCACTCAAATGTTTAGATAAAATAAGTGATCAATATGAAACTACAAATTTAAGAGACATAGTAGATTTATTCTACCATCGTGATCATTAA
- the ahrC gene encoding transcriptional regulator AhrC/ArgR translates to MPKKSVRHIKIREIISNEQIETQDELVKRLNEYELNVTQATVSRDIKELQLIKVPAASGQYVYSLPNDRKYHPLEKLGRYLMDSFVNIEGTGNLLVLKTLPGNAQSIGAILDQIDWEEVLGTICGDDTCLIICRNDEASEEIKTRIFNLL, encoded by the coding sequence TTGCCAAAAAAATCGGTAAGACATATAAAAATCAGAGAAATAATATCGAATGAACAAATTGAAACACAAGATGAATTAGTTAAACGATTGAATGAATATGAATTAAATGTGACACAGGCGACAGTCTCTCGTGATATTAAAGAATTACAACTAATAAAAGTACCAGCTGCATCAGGCCAATATGTTTATAGTTTACCTAATGACCGTAAATATCATCCTCTTGAAAAACTCGGAAGATATTTAATGGACTCATTTGTAAATATAGAAGGTACCGGTAATCTACTAGTATTAAAAACATTACCAGGTAATGCACAATCTATAGGCGCAATATTAGACCAAATCGATTGGGAAGAAGTGTTAGGTACAATTTGTGGTGATGATACTTGCCTTATTATTTGTCGTAATGATGAAGCGAGTGAAGAAATCAAAACTAGAATTTTCAATTTATTATAA